Genomic window (Capsicum annuum cultivar UCD-10X-F1 chromosome 10, UCD10Xv1.1, whole genome shotgun sequence):
ggatgtgttgacgcggcgtattcaaggggaggtgccgtggtgtatgctttttgcagacgatgtagttttgatagatgagactcgagggggtgtgaatgacaaattagaggtgtggaggcgaactcttgagtctaaagggttcagggtgagcagaagcaagacagagtatgtggaatgcaagtttaatgacgtgaggcgggagaatgaggtagtagtgaagctggaagctcaggaggtatgtaagagggacaagttcaagtatcttgggtccgtgatccagagtaacggtgagattgacgaggatgtctcgcaccgtattggggcgggatggatgaagtggaaactcgcgccgggggtgctgtgtgataagaaggtgccgcccaagcttaaaggcacattctacagggtggtagtccgtccggccttgttgtatggagcggagtgttggccagttaagaactcccacatccaaaaaataaaggtggcagaaatgcggatgttgcgctggatgtgtggactgactagaggggatagagttcggaatgagactatccgggagaaggttggtgtgacttcagtggagtgcaagatgcgggaagcacgattgagatggttcggacacgtgaaaaggaggggcatggatgccccggtccgtaggtatgagaggctagcgttggatggttttaggcggggtaggggtaggccaaagaagtactggggtgaggtggttaggcgggacatggaacagttacagctcaccgaggacatgaccctagataggaaggtctggaggacgcgaattacggcagaggattagggccagttcgggtcgctagtgtagggaattacttggtgggggttttattcttgtcatgattccgtgttccgtgttccatgttgtattacgaatctgtgtgctttcccctgctttcctctgctttatattacttatgggtgccgtatttatgttatgtaatctgcttctgtgctgcactatgtgtttgtgtggtatctcgtgccttgaaccgagggtctatcggaaacaacctttctacttcatcagaggtagaggtatagactgcgtacatcttaccccccagaccccactaggtgggaatacactgggtttgttgtaaAGAAGGTTGGTGATAAAATTGTCATTCTAttagtttatgttgatgatttactGCTGACGAGGAATGATAGTGACATGATCCAGCATACAAAAGAAGTTTTACAAACAGCTTTCAAAATAAAGGATTTGGGAGAACTCAGATATTTTCTTGGGATTGAGTTTGCTAGAAACAATGATACAAACCGACAAACAAAAGATACAAATACAACCAACAACCAAACTACGGAAACAACAATAAAGCCGAGACAAGATATTAAAGACAACAatatgtaaagatagatagatagtgagacataagaTTATACAATAAACAAGAACCTAAGTGTGTATCAAATACAAAGACCCCTATAAACCGTATAAACAACACCACATTCTTACGAAGACCTAAAGGGAACCGGAATCCCCAAACAACCCTCGTTTCTAAACGGGTAACCAACACAACGATTCCACGTtgccacaagtgaatccacagttgcactagtgattccacacttgtaatAAACTCTCAAAGAGAAGtctttcaaaataatatcaaagttgCTGAAAAATGACCTAATGAAAGCTATTTAAAAGTCTTAGGCTACACTTATTACATAGTAAATGACCAAAAGGACCTTAACGAGAGactacactccataggcgcctcTTTGCTccaaggaaatgaccaaaaggcccttaatgagaggcggccttggagtgtaatGAAGCACTTCTCCATGCGTCAACACTTGTGCTCTCGGGTTAGGAAACAAAGGCAAGCCTCAAGCTTGAGTCTTTATGTGTTGGTCTCCAATGATGTCGTTGAAAGCTATGATCCCCACTTGACTCTTATCAAACAAGGATGGCATCTTCATGCACtagagaaaatattcattagaattGATTTCAGATATGGGGCTTGCAGGTGCACCTGTTGTTACACCCATGGAGAAACATCTTAAACTCACCGCTGCTGAATTTGATCAGAGTAAGTCATCAAATGGTGGAGATTAGCTTCTGAAAGATCCTACAAGCTACCAACAACCAATTGGGAAGCTTGATACTTTACAACTACAAGACAGATATTGCATTTGCTGTGCAGAGTTTGAGTCAGTTTATGCACTCTCCAAAAAATTCACATATGAATGCAGCTATACGACCAGTGAGATATGTTAAACATGCACTGGGAATGGGAATACTAATGCTAACAACAAGTGATAATACTTTGAAGGTTTACTCTCATGTAGATTGGGGAGCCTGCATTAATAGTAGAAAATCAGTTACTGGATATCTAGTGCAACATGGTGCTTCACCTATTTTATGGAagttgttagagtttgtgacccaaattttgttgatccggccctGAAAAGTTagcggtgcgacccatgtttgtgatttttcatgGGGTCTGTGGTGatagcgtagggatcgggccgCCCCCGCGGTATGGACctgtatgtttttgggcctaggatttatttgtacgcacgtattatataagtgtaaTTAGTGGGTCGTATTTGGATGTTAGAAAATACGTCATTCTCctcattgtactcctctccattatagtgaaattaCTCTGCCTCAGCCCGTGGTTTTGGGTTTCCAACAGAAGCTGAGTACAGAGCAATGCCATCATCAGTATAGCTGAATTAGCGTGGTTGATAGGATTATTTAAGGAACTTGGTACCGTGGTTAAAGTTCCTGTTTCACTCGAAACACTCTTCTCTGACAGCAGACCAGCATTGCAAATAACAGCTaatccagtgtttcatgagaGAACGAAACACATAGATACAGACTGCCACTTCACTAGAGAAAAGATTCAGGAAGGGTTGATTGTTACTGCACATCGGCCCTCAACAGAACAACTTGCAGATTTGTTTACTAAAGGACTTGAGATATCTTTACATGCACATTTGATGTCCAAACTAGGAATGAAAAATACCTTCATAGCTCCTAGTTTGGACGGGAGTGTGAAGGAGCTTAGTAAATGTGTTGATGTGCGGTAATCACTAAGCAGTGATAGTATGTGTATGCTAATTATACAATAATTGTCATTAGTGGTGAATGGAGATTTGTTAGTTAGTTAATAGTAGCGGTTGAACATTTCAAAACGCAGCATTCATAACGAAAAAAACCAAGTAGTACTTACATTTCAAAAATCATGCAATTCAAACTTGGTAATTATCTCAATCCGTCAGATTTAACGTGCGATTCATAGAAATCCTTTAATGGTGGACCTATTCTCAATCTCCTTTCACTCATCTCTTTCACCAATTCCTTAGCTTCTACAAATTTACTCCGAGTGATCAATCTGGTTGCCAATATTCCAAAGTTCTCCGCGTCCAATTTTGTGTCCCTCCCTGCATAGCTCCTAACAAACTCGATCGCCTGTTCATAATAGTTATACCTCAGAAAAGCTCCTATAATATGAGCGTGTGTGCAGTACAATGGCGCAACTCCGTCATCTAACATCCTCCTCAACAGTGCCAAAGCAGCATCCAATTTCCCTGCTCTACACGCACCTAAAACCAATGCATCGTATGTCCTTGTATCCGCGCCCAATTCTTCCTCCTCCATCTTTGCTACAACACCAGCAGCCGATGCAACATTTCCAGCAAAACAATAACCCGTCAGCATAAAATTATACGATGTCAAATCGGGAGTAATTCCGATGGATTTCATCACATCAATCACACGCCAAGCTCCTTCGAATTCCTCCTTCTTCGTTAGAGCATTAATTATGGGATGAAAAGTGACATTGTTCGGTCCGTGTCCTTCGCTCTTCGCCATGGTTTCGGCAACACGCATTGCCTCCGAAATGCAGTGCATTTTCGAGAGACGCGAAATGAGACAGTCGTAGGAACACTTCCTCGGGAAACCACTGTCTAACCTACCTATCGTTTCCAATAGAGCGTCGAGAAGAATGGATAGATTATTTGTCGAAATGAACTTGAAAGTATTGTTGGTATTGAAGAAGCCATCGCGGAAGCGCTTGTTGAGAAGGCGATGGATGGTGGCGAAATCTCCTTCTCTGCCAGCTTTGTTGATCTGCGCGTCGTAGTAACTGCAACTAGGAACGACGTCTGGGATAGCTAAAGAACATAGAAATCTCGAAGATTTTTGGCTCCAGAGCTTGCCAAGTGCTAGCATTGCTAGGTTTTTTTTTGTTCAATGGAGACAGAATTATGATGAGATGTGGGAAAGATTGTTCGATTCTGAGGGCCTTATAATTTGGGCCATTTCCGAAAGACGGGAAGCCGCCTCCTTTATGCGTCCATGGGCCGAAGCCCATTTACTATTCACACACACCGAGAAATGGGAAAATTGACACACCGAGAACAATCAAAGTGACGGTGGTGGTGAGGACGAACGACGGAGGGGTGGAGTAGTCAAGGTGGCGGTGATGGTGCGGACGAATGACGGAGGGAGGATTTTATGTATCAATCATAAGTAAATTTAACAATCAGTTGTTAGATTTTCGACGATAATGACCAAAGTCGCGGTGGTGGTGAGGACGAACGAAGGAGGGGCTGAGATAGCCAAGCGGCAGTGATGGAGCGGACGAATGGCGGAGGGAGGATTATATGTATCAATCATAAGTAAATTGAACAACTAGTTATTAGATTTTCGACGATAACAATCAAAGTGGCGATGGTGGTGAGGACGAACGACGGAGGGGTAGGTAGCCAAGGTGACGGTGATGGTGCGAACGAATGACGACATATGTATcaaataaatgtatttaatacatcaatatatatatatatatatatatatatatatataaacaaaaactagtatattcttttcataattttaaggataatgcaaatattttttgttaatttaataGTTTCACCATCCTCGTTCAGTTTGGATATTTCTTAATTGATACAAATGGTACTTTTATTTAATTCcgtgatatattttatatgtgcACCATTAATACATTTtattctgtgagaaaacatatgTAACCGTGATATAATcgtataaataacatatattggtattgttaatcagttatcaaaatataTACATTACCAGTATGATACATTTGTTGTTAgaatactagtgatacatataacatatactttgtgatagtgatttatattttttaatttatttataactgtttgatacatttaacatatgtaaattatttattttggtgtgagattgaatttttaatggttagtgagtaattttacgaaatgtatcattgtgatacTGAAACCAGATGTATCATTTCCACGATTTGTCCCTAATTTTATTTCccgtaataattgaaaattagttacttccttatttaacgaaccactaaattacaaatgtatcacaatgcatCTGTATCAGGGCTAAAAATATGTATCATAAGTATTAAAATTCGGGACataatgtaattaaataaaattatggaaaaaagtGTTAGAACCCATTAAAAATTCGAGATTTATGTAAGTCAcataattttattcttaaaatagttTCACTcacataattttctttattttcttgaacttcgtaacaaatcattttttttaaaacgggAGAGTATATTATTAGTTACATTTCTCCTTATACACACAAAGACATCCATTGAacatatagcatgaatgaagtaCTTCAAGTTTTTTGCAAGATATTGGACGTGGCCCTTGGTAGGAAGGCGTGGAGGACACGGTTAGGATAGAGGATTAGTGAGTAGGAGTTCATCCGTCATAACAGGTAGAGTGTTTTTGTGTGTATCTACGTATGTAGTTGCTTGTTAGTGGTGTTTTGGTGTTGTCTTCAatttcgaatagatagtttatagtattaccttgtggGTGCCTTGTTTTCATTATTATGTAACCGTATGTTATCCCATTTTTGTTGCATGCTTTTATGTTTGTTTGCTGGTTATATTGTTCTCTGTCcggagccgggggtctatcggaaacaacctctctacttcatctgaggtagtggtttGGACTGCATACACatcaccctccccagaccccaccttGTGGGTATACCGTATAAAACtgggtatgatgttgttgttgttgctgtattTGTGCCTGCCTTTTATACTATACATTTTTTTGCACTGTTTAATTGCTTGAGAGGCTAAACTAGCTTCAAAGAAGTGCTAACATGATCAACTTTCTTTCAAATAGTAGATGTTAACTGAAAAGAAAATGTCAACCTGATGCTGTTTACATGTCATAGTAACTTATTTTAGATGCAAAATGGAAATTATCGAAGCTTTCTATAGCGAAATCCTCATCTTCGCGATGAAATGCTTGAACTTCGCGTCTACATGGGGCTCCtggttgtttgttgttgttgttgttcaaatATTTTCGTCAGTTGTTTTCCTTGTTCTTCGA
Coding sequences:
- the LOC107843942 gene encoding pentatricopeptide repeat-containing protein At3g56030, mitochondrial gives rise to the protein MLALGKLWSQKSSRFLCSLAIPDVVPSCSYYDAQINKAGREGDFATIHRLLNKRFRDGFFNTNNTFKFISTNNLSILLDALLETIGRLDSGFPRKCSYDCLISRLSKMHCISEAMRVAETMAKSEGHGPNNVTFHPIINALTKKEEFEGAWRVIDVMKSIGITPDLTSYNFMLTGYCFAGNVASAAGVVAKMEEEELGADTRTYDALVLGACRAGKLDAALALLRRMLDDGVAPLYCTHAHIIGAFLRYNYYEQAIEFVRSYAGRDTKLDAENFGILATRLITRSKFVEAKELVKEMSERRLRIGPPLKDFYESHVKSDGLR